The genomic stretch ttctcctccttcccctttacTGTGACCCCCTCTGCCCTGTGCCCACTTCTTATAGGCTCCCCTGGGAGTTTCTGTGTCTCACTGTTCCTTTGCTTTCCTCCCCACTATGTGGGCACCTCTGGGGGCTTCTACCCTTTACTAGGCTAGGTGGGGCAGGGGTGGCCAAAACCAGGTCTGTCTCCAGTGAACCTGTGCTGCCTGCTCTCCAGCCACTGTCCTGGCCATTTCACCATCAAACACACTTCAGGAGGGCACAGAGGCCAACCTGACTTGCAATGTGAGCCGGGAGACCCCTGGCAGCCCTGCCAACTTTTCCTGGTTCCGGAATGGGGCGCTATGGACCCAGGGCCCCCTGGAGACTGTGAAGCTGCTACCTGTGGGCAGGACGGATGCTGGTCTCTACGCCTGCCGCCCCCTCACTGAGGCTGGAGCCCAGCTCTCTGCTGCTGTGGTCCTGAGTGTGCTCTGTAGGTGCCAGGCAAGGGCAGCCTGGGGCTTGGAGGGTAGAGGGGGCTAGGGGCCaacagggctggggctggggtttgGGGAGGCAAGTGTCTGATCTGGGCATGGCCTGGGAGGACCTGCAGGGTGTGGCAAGGGGAGGGGATGTAGTATAGCAACTGAAATGTGATGAGTAGGGTTGAAGTGGCTTGaatgccctcctcccccatttctgCAGATCCCCCAGACCCTCCAAAACTGTCGGCCCTCCTGGATGTAGAGCAGGGCCACATGGTGGTGTTTGTCTGCACTGTGGCTAGTAGTCCCTTGGCTCGCCTCTCCCTGTTCCATGGGGAGCACCTCCTGGCCACCAGCCTGGGACTCCAGCTCTCATCTCACAGCAGGCTTCAGGTCAAGGTCACAGCCAACTCCCTGCAGCTAGAGGTCCGAGAACTGGGCCTTGAGGATTCTGGAAACTACCGCTGTGAGGCCACAAACGTTCTCGGATCAGCCAACACCTCGCTCTTCTTCCAGGTCCGAGGTGAGCGTCAGTCCTCTGATGGTGGGGTAGATCTCTATGTCCAGCGGCTACTATGGTCAGATTTTGGGTTGCATGCTGTGGATTTTGTGCAGAAATGAGAGTCTTTTGCAGCCTTGGTTATGGGACAGTTTGTAGCCAGGCAACTGAGACCTTTCCCTCCACTAGATATTTCACCTGTAATAGCTGCAGCAGCCAAAAGAAGGTAGTGGCAACCATGCAAGCCAGCTTGCTTGGTTGCAGGGCTCACTGACACAACTAACTTTGTAACATAATTTTGTTAATAGTAGACATTCTCATGCAAAAcctaacatatatgtatattatgaaTACATGTatgaatttacatttatttatatacacatatattctcACATAGAATCTATTTATGTTCTGTGTTCACACATATGCACAGCCAtatcatatatatgcatgcatagtCTCTGTAAAATTTCTCCCTAagaaagctaggtatggtggtaaattcctgtaatcccagcatcaagaggctgaggcagggccAGATGCAGTGcctcccatctgtaatcccagcacttgggaggcgtAAGTGGGAGGATCCAGATctaaggacttgagttcaaaccccagtactgccagtctgggcaacatagtgaggttGAGGCAAACCTGGAGTATactgcaagatcctgtctcaaaaacacaaaatgaaacaaaacaagcagAACAAAAATTCTCCCTAAGCAAATAAACCataacaaaggaaaggaaatattcaTGATGCAAAGGCCTTGGTTCTGtgctacatttatttattaaccTTTTCACAGGCAGAGAAATCAAGGGTCAGAATCTTAGGAGGTGGCTCAGGGGCATATGCTTAGCAGGTCCTGCGAACTCTGGACTAGCCTGCTTCTGGTCTTGGGCTGCCCTGTGTTCTCTGTCACTACCCCAGTTATTGCGCCTCTACACGCTCCTTCTTTGGTCTCCTCCCTTTGCCTGTTCCCCAGTACCTGGGCTCCTGTGGCCTGGAGTCTGGGTGCAAGACTGGATTGGAGAGGGCTGGAAAgaactcaaggtcacacaggtgcCAACCTCCCCTTCAAGCCCTTGGCCACCCATGCTAAGCCCAGTTCACAGTTGTCAGGACAGTGGCCCTAGGCACGAAACTCCTGTTTCAGTGCTTTATGGTCAAACCAATATTTGACAAGAACTAACAcatgggctggaagagtggctcaaatggtagagctcctgcctagcaagcatgaaggcctgagttcaaaccccagtactgccaaaaaacaatagCTAACATATGCCGATGCTGGGCCTGGCACTGGGGTTTCAAGGTACATGAGCTGGTACCCACGAGGCTCACCCTTGAGCAGGCGAGTATAGTGGACAGAGTAAAGCTCTATGTGGTAAGCAGATGTGGGTTTCTCAGAAGAGTACCAGGAAATAGCCTGAACAGGCAAGGTGGCAGGCCAGGCAGAGGCATGGAGCTGATGGGTACCCTGGGCTGTAGTCTGGAGGGGAAGCTGAGACTGCTAAACACGGGGTTGGGGCCACACAGTCTTCTGTGGACACACACAGTCCCAGACAGTGGGAGGGATGGTAGTGGTCTTCACCTGCCCGTGGTTTCTCCCCGCAGGAGCCTGGGTTCAGGTCTCACCATCTCCCGAGCTCCAGGAGGGCCAGGCCGTGGTCCTGAGCTGCCAGGTGCCCACGGGGGTCCCTGAGGGAACCTCATACCACTGGTATCAAGATGGCCGGCCCCTCCAGGAGTCGACCTCATCCACACTCCGCATTGCAGCCATAACTCTGAGGCAAGCTGGGGCCTACCATTGCCAAGTTCAGGCCCCAGGAGCAGCCATCACCAGCCTGGCTGCCCCCGTCAGCCTCCATGTATCCTGTAAGGGAGCTTCCCATCTATGTGTGGGGGCAAGGAGGCATTCCCTCGTCCTAGGctttgccaccatgcctggccaggcCCTGACCACTCCCCATCTGATGTAGATACCCCACGCCACGCCACGCTCACCACGCTGATGAATACAGGACCTGCGAGACTGAGCTTCCTCCTGTGCAGTGTGCATAGTGACCCTCCATCCCAGCTGCGACTGCTCCAAGGGGACCGTCTTGTGGCCTCTACCCTCCAAGGTGTAGAGGAACTTGCAAGCAGTTCTTCCCGGCTGCATGTGACTGTGTCCCCCAATGAACTGCGTCTGGAGATACAGTACACAGGGCTGGAGGACGAGGGTGTCTACACCTGTGAGGCCACCAACACCCTGGGCCAGACCTCAGCTTCAGCTAACTTTGATACCCAGGGTTAgtgcatgtgtacatgtacacacacatctgTCTGTGTCCTGGATGAGTGGAGAGGAGGTGAGAGAAGGCTTTAGAGCATAAGGACAGTTTCCATTCTCACCCTGCCTAAAAGCAGATGTCTCTAGACTTGGGTTTCATTTAAGAGCCTCTTTTAAACACAGAATTTTCCTGGGATGCCCAAGGGATAAAACTGATCAGAAAAGGCATCCCAAGGAGAAACCACAACTGCACAGGGAGGCTTTGTTCACCCTGTTTGCCCTCCACCAGGGTCAGGGGCCATCCAGGGCTCTGTAGAGCTCCACTTGGGACAGTCCAAGAGATAATGAACCATTTCCCAATGACCTCTGGGCCCCTTTTACAGGGGCCTCCTGAGGCTCACAGAGTCCACGGGTGACTGGCCTTCATAGAGACAGGGCTACTTTGACTCAAGACTCTCTTTCTCCCCAGCTGTGAAAGTGTATGTGTGGCCCAACACCACTGTGCTTGAGGGGGAGCAGGTGAACCTGACCTGCCGTGTCTGGACCAATCTCCCAGTCCAGTTCACCTACTCATGGTACCAGGATGGACAGCAGCGCCCAGGTGCCCACACCATTTCCCTACCCAACGTCACGGCCACGGATGCCACCTCTTACCGTTGTGGTGTGAAGCTCCCAGGCCAGATGCCCCGCCTCTCCAGACCTGTCACCCTGGATGTGCTCTGTGAGTGGCTGTGTGCAGGGTGGGACTGAGGATTGACAGCAAGTTCACAGGATCAGGGTGTGCCCAGAGCCCCACAGGTACGCAGCCCCAGTACGTAATCCCTAGCCAGCCAATGGAGCGTTAGAGCTGGGAAAATGGGGATAGGTCCTTTCTGGGCAAAGGAGCAGTGCCCCAGATTGGACACTgcatgggtggggggaggggacttGAGGTGGGGAACCAGGGTCCTCCTGGCTCCTAGTGCCATCTCAAACTGGCCTTCTCAAGGCTGCCATCTGAACCCCTCCTATGCCTCCTGGGCCTCTGCAGATGCACCCCGCAGCCTGCGCCTGACCTACCTCCTAGAAAGCCGGGGCGGGAAGCTGGCCCTGGTTCTGTGTACTGTGGACAGCCGCCCACCAGCCCAGCTGGCCCTCCACCATGCAGGCCGCCTCCTGGCTTCCTCAGTTGTAACCTCTGTCCCCAACACCCTGCGTCTGGAGCTGCGGGAACCACGGCCAAATGATGAGGGGCTCTATAGCTGCTCAGCCCAAAATCCTCTGGGCCAGGCCAACACATCCCTGGAGCTGCGGCTAGAGGGTGAGCTGGGTCCAGTCCAAGGCCACAGGGGAGGGAGTCAGCTGTGGTGTCTGACTGGGCCTAGCTAACCCTGGTCTCCTTGGTTCAGGTGTACAGGTGACATTGGCTCCATCAGCCACTGTGACCGAAGGTGCCCCTGTCACAGTGACCTGTGAGGACTCCATTGCCCGCGCGCCCTCCTCCTTTGCCTGGTACCACAATGGCCATTGGCTGCAGGAGGGGCCTGCTGCCTCACTTGAGTTCCCGGTGACCACACGGGCTCACGCTGGTGCCTACTCTTGCCAGGTCCAGGATACTCAAGGCACACGCAGCTCCCGGCCTGCCACCTTGCAAATCCTTTGTGAGCAGGGGATCTTGGCTGGGGCCATGGGATGAGGGTGGTGGAGGGTGCTTCCAGGCTGGTATGGGACTGCAGTGGGCCTAGAATGGGCACTTAGGGAAAGAAGGGCATAGGTGATGAGGGAAGAGGCCCTATCGCCCTATGAACTTTGCCTGAAGGACTCTGCTTAAAGCTCTCCTGAGAAGGTATCACTTCTAGAAAGTGATCATTTGCTCAGTGGCTTCAACCTCACCAACATCAGGAGGGTGAGCAATGGGTAGTATGGGGCATCTATGCAAGGCTTTCATCTCTCTCCTGCCCCCCTCCCAGATCCCCCTCAGAATGCTGTCCTATCTTCCTTCTGGGACTCAAGGGTCAGGCCCATGACCATGGTACAGTGCACCGTGGACAGTGAACCACCTGCCGAGATGACCCTGTCCCACAATGGCAAGGTGCTAGCCACCAGCCGTGGGCTACGTGGCTCGACCTTGGATGTGGGCCATGTCCAGGTGGCCCGCAATGCCTTGCAGCTGCAGGTGCAAGATATGCCTACTGGTGATGACGACACCTATGTTTGCATAGCCCAGAATTTGCTGGGCTCAATCAGCACAACCAAGAAGCTGCAGGCAGAAGGTGAGTAAGGCGAGAAAAGGGTTCAGGTTTGGGATTCTGGCATTGTAGGGCTGGAGTCCATGTGAGGGACTGGAGCTCCCTCTAGAAGGTGCTGTTTGGCCTAAGGGGGTAAGAGATAGCTGTGCCTGACAAGTCAAATCTGATGGTGTAGCACAGCTCCCAGTGAAGGGAGTCACCCAGCCTGAGGGGGGAGATATAGACTTGCCCTTGGAGGTGTTGCAATGCCCAAGGGGAGTGGGAGTGGAGAGGAGACACAACCTGCTTTCACAGCCCAATCTAAGGTGAGGGCACAGACCTGTCCAGGGAAAGCTGTGGTAGGGAGAGAGACAGGGCCCTACCTTCAAGGAGCCCAGTCTTGAGGGCGAGATGTAGCCTCATCCATCAGATGGCCTGCTCTGTAGGGAAGGTACAGCACCGTCCTGATGGCACCAGTGCATGCATTTGATCCACCTGCTTCTCACAGCTGAGGGGACACCCAGTCCCTCCCACCTTGGAGGGTCTGGACCCTAAGACAGATTGAGACCTTCTTCCCACAGTGCACAGATCCCTGACCAACTCTGTCCCTGACCTGCAGGTGTGCATGTGGTGGCCGAGCCAGGCTTGGATGTGCCTGAGGGTGCAGCACTGAACCTGAGCTGCCGCTTCCCTGGTGGCCCAAGGCCCATGGGCAACTCCACCTTCACTTGGTTTTGGAATGGTCGACCACTACATGCAGAGCCTGTGCCCACCCTTGCCTTCACCCATGTGGCCCGTACCCACACTGGGCTGTACCACTGCCAGGTCAAGCTCCCTGCTGGGGCTGCTACATCTGCTCCAGTCATGCTCCATGTGCTCTGTGAGTgtgtcccctccccctgccctacATCGATCCTGCATCGGTCTCTACATCTCACCTGCCCACCTCAGGATGGCCCCCTCTCCTATTTGCATAGAGAAAGGGCTTCACGGGTAGATAGTGCTGGGTTGGAATCCTGGCTCTCTCACCAGCTGGTTGTTTGCTCTTATGCATCTGGGCATTCATTTCTCCATCTTTTAAAATGAGGGATACACTAGTCCTCTCCTCTTGGGaggaaaataggaaataaaacttactgagtgcctggcacacagtaagcccTCATCAGCCTTGGTCTCCCACTTCATTATTCTCCAGCACCTATGCTGCATTAGTCAGCTATTGCTATGTAACAAGAGGTCCCAACACTCACGATTCTGTGGGTCAAAACTTTGCAGTGCGTTCAAGTGGGCAGTTCTTCTGCTGGTCTCATTTCATGTGGCTGCAGTTGTCCAGTGGCTTCACTGAATCTGGCTTGTCTACGATGGCTTTACCCTTGTGGCTGTGCTcagcaggctggcctggacttcccACATGGTTACCATTCCAGGAAACAGAGCAGAAGTTGCAAGACCTCTTGAGGTCAATCTCTGAAGTCCCACAATGTCACTTCTACCTTCAATTAGTCAAATCAAGTCAGACCCAGGGAGTGAGGAAATAAGTTCTCCCTCTTCATGGGAGGCGCAGCAAAGCCACCATGCTGGGTACAGGGAAGGAAGGATTTGTCTTCTGCATTCACACTCTCCCCACAGATCCTCCCAAAACGCCAACCATGACTGTCTTTGTGGAGCCTGAGGGTGGACTCCAGGGCATACTGGACTGCCGAGTGGACAGTGAGCCCCCTGCCAGCCTGACCCTCCACCTCAGTGGTCGCCTGGTGGCCTCCAGCCAGCCCCAGGGTGTTCCTGCTGAGCCACACATCCATGTCTCAGCCTCCCCCAATGCCCTGAGGCTGAGCATTGAGGAGCTGTTGCCCAGCAACCAGGGGGAATACGTGTGCTCTGCCTCCAACGCCCTGGGCTCTGCCTCCACCTCTGCTTACTTTGGGACCAGAGGTGAGTGGAAGGGACTTCAACTCCCAGGTTGCTCTGCACAGAAGTCCAGTTTTCAGGCCTTCCTGGAAGTAAGACTTGTCTGTCTAAACCAATTGCTTGGAGCTCCTTTGCACAGGGGTTTTTGGAGATGAAATGAAAGTTAGAATAGGTTTCACCTTGGGAAGCTCACCTTGGAAGGAGGGACCTTTTGGGGCCTGGAGCCATGGCTGCCCCTCTGAGCACCTCCTGCATGTTACAGCCCTGCACCAGCTGAATCTATACCAGAAACTGCTCTGGGTCCTAGGATTTCTGGCTGGCTTCCTGTGCCTACTGCTGGGCCTAGGGGCCTACCACACCTGGAGGTGGGTCCAGAGCTGGGTGGGGACTGGGATACCCTAACCTACTCCCATCCCCTCCATCATCTACCCCATCCCTTAGGTGATGCTCTCTCCTTAGGGTTCGCAGGCCACATACCTCCTAGCCTGCCCCCTCCAAATTTggggattcctttcagaatcatcTCTACATCCATCTTGCTGtagcttttctttccttcacagGGTAACCCCTGCTCTGTACAGTGGGCAACATGGGGCCAGCAtgtggggaaggaaagagagtaGAGGGGCAGCAGTGGGGAGCTTCTCTGAGTCTGTCCACTCTTGTCCATGCAGAGGGAGGTGTTCTCATAAGGTGAATATGAAGAATTTGGTGGAGATGACTTCTCAGAAAGAAACCATGCAGGTATTCACTCAACACACGCATGCACATGTAGATACAACACCCAACTAATTCACGGTGCTGGGCTGCTGTCTAGACTGCTCCCATTCACAGAATGGTGCCTGGGACCAGGGGAAGCACAGGGAGTTAGGACCCCCTGGGAGACTGGAAAGTCATATTTTGATTGAGCTGAGATCAGACACATTTGCTGGGTGGCTGGCTGGATAATTCAGGTAAATTTTCTGGTGCTAGTAGCATCACCCCTGCTTCCAAGAAACATTTTCTGATTCCTCTACCTtatttacttacatatatatatatatatatatagtactagagtttgaactcagggcctcatgcttattagcaTGCTtattaggtgctctaccacttgagccatgcccccaggcttCTTataccttagttatttttcatatattatcactttttttttttttttttttgcctgggacctGCCTCAGACCATGTTCCTTCTACCTGTCTTCTTCCTAGCTGGAATCATAGGCACataccacaacacctggcttatttgtcaAGAcaggtgtcttgctaacttttttgcctgggctagccttgaacagagatcctcctaatctctgcttcctgagtagctgggattagtgtgagccactgtggccAGACTTGTCTACCTTTGTTTTGAGGTCTCTCTTCCATACTCCTGAGCCTGTCTGTCACCTGGGTAGGGGTGAAAGTCTGTTTCCCCTCCGCCAGGATGGTGGCCCTCTGCAGACAACCCAGCTGGTGGTCAGGGGCTAAGCCACAGTTCCAGTCAAGCACATTCCTACCAGTCTCTTGGAACCCTTACCTAGGACCATGGAGGGTTGGAGAGAAGCCCTTTGCACCAAGAGTCCTTCTGTGACCAGGGTTTTCTTTGTGCAAAGCTCCTTGATCCTGATGCTGCCTCATCTGGGACTTCGTCCTGTGCTCTGCCCCTGAGCTGACTGGTGGCATTACCTGCCCTCAGGAAGAAGAAGTTGCTGATATCTGTGACCACTTGGGTACTATGAAGGAGGCAGCGTTGAGTCCTGCCTATCTCTGCACAAACAACATAGTGACATCTGACTTTCTGTGACCTGCCTCCAAGTCTCTTGGGCCCAAGAAAAATGGGTGGCAAGAGGTGGGGTGAGCCCCAAATACCCAGGAAGGTGTTGACTCCTGGAGACCCTAAGAATTGAGTTGATGGTGTGGTCCACTTTTCTCTGcgcctctgcctccctcctcttcatttctctttccaaGGAGGCACTGCCCTTTCATAGTGCTCTCCTCTAAGCCCATCATGGACTTTTTGGATGGATTAGAGGAGGCTCTGTGTTCTCATAGACTTGCCAAGACACCTGTAAAAGACAGACTATGTCAGGCTACTCTAACAATAGACCAAATATAGTGACTACAACatgatagaatttcatttttctctcacactagcCTGCATATGCTATGGTGGTATAAGGTGTTGGAACTCAAGAACCTTCTCCCTTACTTTTCTCCATTCCTAAAATATTGCCTTTGATTGTCCCCACCATGTCTATGTTCCCTCCAGCAAGAGGAGGGATGTGGAACATACACCCATTCTAGTTGTCCAGAGAACCCTGAAGGTCCCAGAAGTATCAGCTCTACTCACTTCCCATAGGTCGAAGGGAGACTGgggagtttgtttgtttggagttCAGATTACATTTAGaacttccattttccttttcttttctttccttccttcattcctttgttccttcctttctttttcttcctttcttccttcctccctccctccctccctctctctcttttccttccttcctttctttcttcagtactgggtttgaacttggcctcacatttgctaggcaggtaatctaccacttgagccacaccaccagcacttttttttttaatttaatttttttcctagcaCTTTTTTTTAGATAgtatttggttatttatttattttagtggtactgggatttgaactcagggcctctcacttgctaggcaagcactctaccacttgagctactccaccagcacttttttgtgttgagtatttgctcaggctggcttcaaacctggttttcctgatctctgcctcctgaatagctagaaggcatgagccaccagcacctggcttagaaCTTCTATTTCTGAACGGCCCCTAGCTATGTTCCTGGGACTTCTGACATTGATGAGAATGCCATCCACAGGCAGTGTTCTCTTAGTGTCCCTGGTCATTCTGGGCATGGGCTTTCTGAAAGAGATAGTCCCTTTCACATGGTAAAACTCAGGAAATCAAAAGGAATTGTAGGTTCCCAGGGTGAGGACATGCCAGGCAGTGGGGTTGCAGGATCTAGCCAGTGGAGGAAGAAGCACCCCTATATTCACACCCTCTCCAGGGGCTTGGCCCTGCTTTACTGGGCCAAGTAGACAGGGATGTTGTCGGCATCCTTGTTCCAGGTGTATCCCTCTCCATGACTGAGTGAGCTCTTGTCCCTTTCCTGGAGGCTCACACATCAGGAGCTGTTAAAGCCAGTGAGGGCTGTCAGGAAGGGATAAAGTGCTCCTGGGATATCAAAGACAAAGGGGAGCCAGTTCTTGAGTGGGCTAGCGATTTCCCTTCTAGCCTAGTAGCAGACGGTGGGAGGAGAAAGTCTGAAGCTCTAAGATTTGGGCTGGGAAACGTGGAGCTATCAGGTTGAGAAGAAACTAGATGCCAGGTGAGCTCTGTGTGACTGAGGCTCTACCCTCCCTTATTCCAGGCCCAATTTCAGGAAGGTGCCTGGTCATCATGCTCTTCCTGGAAGCCTGTCCATCATGTCCTTCAATAAACTTCCATCTATGATGCAACTGGAGTAAGTTTCTTgcaatcatctgtgctagaacaCAGAGGATTCAAATGTTAGTGATTTGTTCTCAGAGACCACTGGCAGAAGGTGGCCAGGGAGTGCAAGTCACATGACACTTATTTAACCTGCCTCCTGTTCCCAGAGGCTCCAATTTCATGTTACTGGCCCTCAATGACCAGCACAATGGCATACAGCGGGCTAGCACTTGTTTCTTCAGTGTTGTTGTCCAGTGGAAGGGTGGAGTGCCAGAGAATGGGACAGGGAGAGGACAACCATGTGCAGCTAGATATCTGGGAACCCTCTGGGggaagagagggacagagaaggaCCATGAGTCGT from Castor canadensis chromosome 5, mCasCan1.hap1v2, whole genome shotgun sequence encodes the following:
- the Siglec1 gene encoding sialoadhesin isoform X2, whose protein sequence is MRFLLCLLLLATVFAPGQTSWGVSSPQEVWGVKGSCLLIPCIFTFPNTVEVPKEGITAIWYYDYSGKRQVVSHSANPTLVEPRFRGRSQLLGNMEHKVCNLLLSDLRPEDSGAYNFRFEISEGNRWSDIKGTSVTVNDEPRAPTIASPVELREGTEVTFNCSTPYTCLQEKVSLQWQGQDPTRSVISNLQKLEPTGIIHMQTLHVSLSWQDHDRLLRCQLSVANRRSQGEVHLRVQYAPKGVEVLLSPSGRNILPGDLVTLTCQVNSSYPAVSSVLWLKDGVHLKADGRILQLSQATWSDAGVYTCQAGNGVGSLVSPPVSLHVFMAEVKVSPAGPILENQTVTLVCNTPKEAPSELHYSWYKNHILLEDVYTPTLQLHAVTRADTGFYFCEVQNTQGSERSGPVSVVVNHPPLAPDVTAFLEMQVGLVGILHCSVVSEPLATLVLSHGALILASSSGENGYSPRFSVSSAPNFLRLEIRDLQPSDSGEYKCSATNSLGNATSTLDFHANVARLLISPAAEVVEGQTVTLSCRSGLSLTPDTRFSWYLNGALLFEGASSSHLLPSATSTDAGSYHCRAQDSNSTSGPSLPTVLTVLHAPRQPIFTAQLDLDASGARTGRRGLLLCRVDSDPPAQLQLLHKGHIVATSLPSRSGCSPCEGFSQRAKVTKAPNLLRVEIHNPMLEDEGEYLCEASSALGNASAMATFSAQATVLAISPSNTLQEGTEANLTCNVSRETPGSPANFSWFRNGALWTQGPLETVKLLPVGRTDAGLYACRPLTEAGAQLSAAVVLSVLYPPDPPKLSALLDVEQGHMVVFVCTVASSPLARLSLFHGEHLLATSLGLQLSSHSRLQVKVTANSLQLEVRELGLEDSGNYRCEATNVLGSANTSLFFQVRGAWVQVSPSPELQEGQAVVLSCQVPTGVPEGTSYHWYQDGRPLQESTSSTLRIAAITLRQAGAYHCQVQAPGAAITSLAAPVSLHVSYTPRHATLTTLMNTGPARLSFLLCSVHSDPPSQLRLLQGDRLVASTLQGVEELASSSSRLHVTVSPNELRLEIQYTGLEDEGVYTCEATNTLGQTSASANFDTQAVKVYVWPNTTVLEGEQVNLTCRVWTNLPVQFTYSWYQDGQQRPGAHTISLPNVTATDATSYRCGVKLPGQMPRLSRPVTLDVLYAPRSLRLTYLLESRGGKLALVLCTVDSRPPAQLALHHAGRLLASSVVTSVPNTLRLELREPRPNDEGLYSCSAQNPLGQANTSLELRLEGVQVTLAPSATVTEGAPVTVTCEDSIARAPSSFAWYHNGHWLQEGPAASLEFPVTTRAHAGAYSCQVQDTQGTRSSRPATLQILYPPQNAVLSSFWDSRVRPMTMVQCTVDSEPPAEMTLSHNGKVLATSRGLRGSTLDVGHVQVARNALQLQVQDMPTGDDDTYVCIAQNLLGSISTTKKLQAEGVHVVAEPGLDVPEGAALNLSCRFPGGPRPMGNSTFTWFWNGRPLHAEPVPTLAFTHVARTHTGLYHCQVKLPAGAATSAPVMLHVLYPPKTPTMTVFVEPEGGLQGILDCRVDSEPPASLTLHLSGRLVASSQPQGVPAEPHIHVSASPNALRLSIEELLPSNQGEYVCSASNALGSASTSAYFGTRALHQLNLYQKLLWVLGFLAGFLCLLLGLGAYHTWRGRCSHKVNMKNLVEMTSQKETMQLLDPDAASSGTSSCALPLS
- the Siglec1 gene encoding sialoadhesin isoform X1, which gives rise to MRFLLCLLLLATVFAPGQTSWGVSSPQEVWGVKGSCLLIPCIFTFPNTVEVPKEGITAIWYYDYSGKRQVVSHSANPTLVEPRFRGRSQLLGNMEHKVCNLLLSDLRPEDSGAYNFRFEISEGNRWSDIKGTSVTVNDEPRAPTIASPVELREGTEVTFNCSTPYTCLQEKVSLQWQGQDPTRSVISNLQKLEPTGIIHMQTLHVSLSWQDHDRLLRCQLSVANRRSQGEVHLRVQYAPKGVEVLLSPSGRNILPGDLVTLTCQVNSSYPAVSSVLWLKDGVHLKADGRILQLSQATWSDAGVYTCQAGNGVGSLVSPPVSLHVFMAEVKVSPAGPILENQTVTLVCNTPKEAPSELHYSWYKNHILLEDVYTPTLQLHAVTRADTGFYFCEVQNTQGSERSGPVSVVVNHPPLAPDVTAFLEMQVGLVGILHCSVVSEPLATLVLSHGALILASSSGENGYSPRFSVSSAPNFLRLEIRDLQPSDSGEYKCSATNSLGNATSTLDFHANVARLLISPAAEVVEGQTVTLSCRSGLSLTPDTRFSWYLNGALLFEGASSSHLLPSATSTDAGSYHCRAQDSNSTSGPSLPTVLTVLHAPRQPIFTAQLDLDASGARTGRRGLLLCRVDSDPPAQLQLLHKGHIVATSLPSRSGCSPCEGFSQRAKVTKAPNLLRVEIHNPMLEDEGEYLCEASSALGNASAMATFSAQATVLAISPSNTLQEGTEANLTCNVSRETPGSPANFSWFRNGALWTQGPLETVKLLPVGRTDAGLYACRPLTEAGAQLSAAVVLSVLYPPDPPKLSALLDVEQGHMVVFVCTVASSPLARLSLFHGEHLLATSLGLQLSSHSRLQVKVTANSLQLEVRELGLEDSGNYRCEATNVLGSANTSLFFQVRGAWVQVSPSPELQEGQAVVLSCQVPTGVPEGTSYHWYQDGRPLQESTSSTLRIAAITLRQAGAYHCQVQAPGAAITSLAAPVSLHVSYTPRHATLTTLMNTGPARLSFLLCSVHSDPPSQLRLLQGDRLVASTLQGVEELASSSSRLHVTVSPNELRLEIQYTGLEDEGVYTCEATNTLGQTSASANFDTQAVKVYVWPNTTVLEGEQVNLTCRVWTNLPVQFTYSWYQDGQQRPGAHTISLPNVTATDATSYRCGVKLPGQMPRLSRPVTLDVLYAPRSLRLTYLLESRGGKLALVLCTVDSRPPAQLALHHAGRLLASSVVTSVPNTLRLELREPRPNDEGLYSCSAQNPLGQANTSLELRLEGVQVTLAPSATVTEGAPVTVTCEDSIARAPSSFAWYHNGHWLQEGPAASLEFPVTTRAHAGAYSCQVQDTQGTRSSRPATLQILYPPQNAVLSSFWDSRVRPMTMVQCTVDSEPPAEMTLSHNGKVLATSRGLRGSTLDVGHVQVARNALQLQVQDMPTGDDDTYVCIAQNLLGSISTTKKLQAEGVHVVAEPGLDVPEGAALNLSCRFPGGPRPMGNSTFTWFWNGRPLHAEPVPTLAFTHVARTHTGLYHCQVKLPAGAATSAPVMLHVLYPPKTPTMTVFVEPEGGLQGILDCRVDSEPPASLTLHLSGRLVASSQPQGVPAEPHIHVSASPNALRLSIEELLPSNQGEYVCSASNALGSASTSAYFGTRALHQLNLYQKLLWVLGFLAGFLCLLLGLGAYHTWRGRCSHKVNMKNLVEMTSQKETMQEEEVADICDHLGTMKEAALSPAYLCTNNIVTSDFL